One part of the Pandoraea faecigallinarum genome encodes these proteins:
- a CDS encoding OPT family oligopeptide transporter, whose translation MASHPTRIPDAVSLPELTVRGMILGALITVVFTASNVYLGLKVGLTFSSSIPAAVISMAVLRALRGGNILENNMVQTQASAAGTLSSIIFVLPGLLMIGHWQGFPFGLTLAICASGGILGVLFTIPLRRAMVVDSELPYPEGVAAAEILRVGSEGDEGTASAGKTAASGNESSGVREIAFGGVVSALFAFATAGLKVLGESITAWVPAGTAVFRLTTGFSLALIGAGYLIGIVSGLAILLGVVLTWGIAVPVLTSVTPNPDGVAMAAFANGLWQHKVRFIGAGVIGVAAVWTLITLAKPMVDGVKTSFAALGKARGRAKGDTNYALGRTEQDLSPYWVIGLTLLCVAVWVVTFGVFLADAPLSFGAVATLVVCSVVFAVVFGFLVAAACGYMAGLVGSSASPISGIGIVAVVLVSLLILSVSQASGLLDTSGGSKLAIALALFTTAAVIAIATISNDNLQDLKTGWLVGATPWRQQVALLVGCVVGAAVIPPVLNLLYNAYGFTDALPRPGIDPSQALSAPQAILMTAIAKGIFTHQLDWSMLGIGAVLGLALIGIDAVLARRGGVARVPVIAVGIGIYLPPTIGSVLVIGAVLGWVAQRVLKRRAKARGKDYAPFAEAAERRGVLLASGLIVGESLVGVAMAMVVGFTGSDAPLAIVGSSFVPTSEWLALLVFAGICTAIVRRVLAAAR comes from the coding sequence ATGGCATCCCATCCGACCCGAATTCCCGACGCCGTCTCGCTCCCCGAACTAACGGTGCGCGGCATGATCCTCGGCGCGCTGATCACCGTGGTGTTCACCGCTTCCAACGTCTATCTCGGCCTCAAGGTCGGCCTGACGTTTTCGTCCTCGATTCCCGCGGCCGTCATCTCCATGGCGGTGTTGCGCGCGCTGCGCGGCGGCAACATCCTGGAGAACAATATGGTGCAGACGCAAGCGTCTGCGGCCGGCACGCTCTCGTCGATCATCTTCGTGTTACCGGGGTTGCTGATGATCGGGCATTGGCAAGGTTTTCCATTCGGCCTGACGCTCGCGATCTGCGCTTCCGGTGGCATTCTCGGTGTGCTGTTTACCATCCCCTTGCGTCGTGCGATGGTCGTTGACAGCGAATTGCCGTATCCCGAGGGCGTGGCGGCGGCGGAGATTCTGCGTGTCGGCAGCGAGGGCGACGAAGGCACGGCCTCGGCGGGTAAGACCGCGGCCTCCGGCAACGAATCGAGCGGTGTGCGCGAGATTGCGTTCGGTGGCGTTGTGTCGGCGCTCTTCGCGTTCGCGACGGCGGGTCTGAAAGTGCTCGGCGAAAGCATCACGGCGTGGGTCCCGGCGGGCACGGCGGTTTTCCGTCTGACGACCGGGTTCTCGCTGGCATTGATCGGCGCCGGGTATCTCATCGGCATCGTGTCGGGACTGGCGATCCTGCTCGGCGTCGTGTTGACTTGGGGGATAGCGGTGCCGGTGCTGACGTCCGTCACGCCCAATCCCGACGGCGTGGCGATGGCTGCATTCGCCAATGGACTGTGGCAGCACAAGGTGCGCTTTATCGGCGCCGGCGTGATCGGTGTCGCGGCCGTCTGGACGTTGATTACGCTGGCCAAACCGATGGTCGATGGCGTGAAGACGTCGTTTGCCGCCTTGGGCAAGGCGCGCGGGCGCGCCAAGGGAGATACGAACTATGCGCTGGGACGCACGGAGCAGGATCTGTCGCCGTACTGGGTGATCGGGCTCACGTTGCTGTGCGTTGCGGTGTGGGTCGTGACGTTCGGCGTATTCCTGGCGGACGCGCCACTCTCGTTCGGCGCAGTCGCGACGCTGGTGGTATGCAGCGTGGTATTCGCTGTCGTCTTCGGTTTTCTGGTGGCTGCCGCGTGTGGTTATATGGCGGGGCTGGTGGGGTCGTCTGCGAGCCCGATCTCCGGCATCGGCATTGTGGCGGTCGTCCTGGTTTCGCTGCTGATTTTGAGCGTCAGCCAGGCGAGCGGATTGCTCGATACGAGCGGCGGTAGCAAGTTGGCGATTGCGTTGGCGCTGTTCACGACGGCCGCGGTCATCGCAATTGCCACGATCTCGAACGATAACCTTCAGGACCTGAAGACGGGGTGGTTGGTGGGCGCGACGCCGTGGCGTCAACAGGTTGCGTTGCTTGTGGGGTGTGTTGTGGGCGCGGCGGTGATTCCGCCGGTATTGAACCTGCTTTACAACGCTTACGGATTTACGGATGCGTTGCCGCGTCCCGGCATCGATCCGTCGCAGGCATTATCGGCACCGCAGGCGATTCTGATGACGGCGATTGCCAAGGGCATCTTCACGCACCAGCTCGATTGGTCGATGCTTGGGATCGGCGCCGTACTGGGTCTTGCGTTGATTGGCATCGACGCCGTGCTGGCAAGGCGTGGCGGCGTGGCTCGCGTACCGGTGATCGCGGTCGGTATCGGCATCTATCTGCCACCGACGATCGGTTCCGTGCTGGTGATCGGCGCGGTGCTGGGATGGGTTGCACAGCGAGTGTTGAAGAGGCGCGCGAAAGCACGGGGCAAGGACTACGCTCCGTTCGCCGAAGCCGCGGAACGACGTGGGGTGTTGCTGGCGTCGGGTTTGATCGTGGGTGAGAGTCTGGTGGGCGTGGCGATGGCGATGGTCGTGGGTTTCACCGGCTCCGACGCACCACTGGCCATCGTCGGCAGCAGTTTCGTTCCGACATCCGAATGGCTGGCCTTGCTGGTGTTCGCCGGCATCTGCACAGCGATCGTCCGCCGCGTATTGGCCGCGGCGCGATGA
- a CDS encoding serine hydrolase — MSVLWCPPLSPSLPRLYRMSPRAIAFARLVMFGVMLLMAGLPVSDALAASAPHASTGKRRHDAIKKKKPVARKAGAPQRKAVASTTRKRAAGHSAKTRTGRTAKKAAPPRHARGAKSVAKSVAKSTAKPLARRAPTVSARKVAPKGAAAAGGAAVAASHQVSTDTKPRLLARCGFTPASRKRLFSKAVYIVDEKTHTPLFARNADQVRPIASLSKLMTAMVWLDSGPAMRGRLTVTNADLDTLKFTHSRLAVGSTLSRAQMLHISLMASENRAAAAMSRDYPGGRPAFISAMNAKARLLNMPNTRFENATGLSPRNVSTARELARLVRASNRYPLIRRYSVDHQQLMHTGKGQLQYVNSNRLVRYGKVHASVQKTGFINESGHNMVMRVMVHKQRPVIVTMLGSDTPEGSRLDGVRIAHWLSCSLR, encoded by the coding sequence ATGTCTGTCCTGTGGTGCCCGCCGCTCAGCCCGTCCCTGCCCCGCCTTTACCGCATGTCGCCGCGCGCGATCGCATTCGCCCGACTGGTAATGTTCGGCGTCATGCTGCTGATGGCGGGCTTGCCGGTGAGCGACGCGCTGGCCGCCAGTGCGCCTCACGCGAGTACGGGCAAGCGTCGCCACGACGCCATCAAGAAGAAAAAACCGGTCGCAAGGAAAGCCGGGGCGCCGCAGCGCAAGGCAGTCGCAAGCACCACGCGCAAGCGCGCAGCGGGTCATTCGGCGAAGACACGAACGGGACGTACGGCGAAGAAGGCCGCACCGCCGCGTCATGCCAGGGGGGCAAAATCGGTGGCGAAATCAGTGGCGAAATCGACGGCGAAACCGTTGGCCAGACGCGCGCCGACGGTGAGCGCACGCAAGGTCGCGCCGAAAGGGGCGGCTGCGGCGGGAGGTGCTGCCGTAGCGGCGTCGCATCAGGTCAGTACCGACACGAAACCGCGACTGCTCGCGCGCTGCGGTTTTACACCGGCATCGCGAAAACGTCTGTTCTCGAAGGCCGTCTACATCGTGGACGAGAAGACGCATACGCCGCTATTCGCGCGCAATGCGGATCAGGTGCGCCCCATCGCGTCGCTCTCGAAGTTGATGACGGCGATGGTCTGGCTCGATAGTGGCCCCGCCATGCGCGGGCGGCTCACGGTCACCAACGCGGATCTCGATACCCTCAAATTCACGCATTCGCGACTGGCCGTCGGCTCGACTCTCTCGCGCGCGCAAATGCTGCACATCTCGCTGATGGCCTCGGAGAACCGTGCCGCCGCCGCGATGAGCCGCGACTATCCCGGCGGACGCCCGGCGTTCATTTCCGCAATGAACGCCAAGGCGCGCCTGCTCAATATGCCGAACACGCGCTTCGAGAACGCCACGGGACTTTCGCCGCGCAACGTGTCGACCGCGCGTGAACTGGCCCGGCTGGTGCGCGCGTCGAACCGCTATCCGCTCATTCGCCGCTACTCCGTGGATCACCAGCAACTGATGCACACGGGCAAGGGGCAGTTGCAGTATGTCAATTCGAACCGGCTCGTGCGTTACGGCAAGGTACACGCGAGTGTTCAGAAGACAGGCTTCATCAACGAATCCGGCCACAACATGGTGATGCGGGTGATGGTGCACAAGCAACGCCCTGTCATCGTGACGATGCTCGGCAGCGACACGCCGGAAGGCTCGCGGCTCGACGGGGTTCGCATTGCGCACTGGCTGTCATGCTCGCTGCGCTGA
- a CDS encoding MetQ/NlpA family ABC transporter substrate-binding protein yields MQRRQWFRLPGSLLLAFAIGSLGTMSAQAADKPLKVGVRGGVDEEIWEVVAKVAKSRGLNVEPIVVSGTASPNEALNNGDLDANSFQHIPFLRDQIKQRGYKLVSVGDTLISPIAFYSKKYKSLESLPEGAKIGLPNDPSNQTRALVILRDHGLIKLRDGFDPYTGTATLSDVTANPRKLQFVESASVVLARSLPDVDASAIVNSFAYQAGLIATRDGIAVEKRENNPYVNIIAVREKDRNAPWVAPLVRAYQSEEVRRFIETKYQGSVVPAF; encoded by the coding sequence ATGCAACGCCGCCAATGGTTTCGTTTGCCCGGCAGTCTCTTGCTCGCATTTGCCATCGGCTCGCTTGGCACGATGAGCGCTCAAGCGGCGGACAAGCCGCTCAAGGTCGGCGTGCGCGGGGGCGTCGACGAGGAGATATGGGAAGTGGTCGCGAAGGTCGCGAAATCGCGCGGCCTGAACGTCGAGCCGATCGTGGTGAGCGGCACCGCCAGCCCCAACGAAGCGCTCAACAACGGCGATCTCGATGCGAACTCGTTTCAGCACATCCCGTTCCTGCGCGACCAGATCAAGCAGCGCGGCTACAAGCTCGTGTCCGTGGGCGACACGCTGATTTCGCCCATTGCGTTCTATTCGAAGAAGTACAAGTCGCTCGAATCGCTGCCCGAGGGCGCGAAGATCGGCCTGCCGAACGATCCGAGCAACCAGACGCGTGCGCTTGTGATTCTGCGAGATCATGGCCTGATCAAATTGCGCGACGGCTTCGATCCGTACACCGGCACGGCCACACTGTCCGACGTGACGGCGAACCCGCGCAAGCTCCAGTTCGTGGAGAGCGCCTCCGTCGTGCTGGCGCGCTCGCTGCCGGACGTCGACGCGTCGGCCATCGTCAACAGCTTCGCCTATCAGGCAGGGCTGATCGCCACGCGCGACGGTATCGCTGTGGAAAAGCGCGAGAACAATCCGTACGTGAACATCATCGCCGTTCGCGAGAAGGACCGGAACGCGCCGTGGGTCGCGCCGCTGGTGCGGGCGTATCAGTCGGAGGAAGTGCGCAGGTTCATCGAGACGAAGTATCAGGGCTCGGTGGTCCCGGCGTTCTGA
- a CDS encoding methionine ABC transporter permease gives MLDKYLRAFGETLLMVTSACAIVFAVGLLLAVVLVITAPGGLAPRPRFNRALSVAVNLFRAVPFIILLVALLPVTRWIVGTTMGTWAAVVPLAVHLIPFFARVTQVGLREIDPGLIEAARAMGCRRWHIVRHVLLPEALPAILGGATVTVIAMVGASAMAGAVGAGGLGDLAIRYGYERYETSVMFNVIVILVALVTLVQFAGERLARRVDHRR, from the coding sequence ATGCTCGATAAATATCTGCGCGCGTTCGGCGAGACCTTGCTGATGGTCACGAGCGCGTGCGCCATCGTGTTTGCGGTGGGCCTGTTGCTCGCCGTCGTCCTCGTCATTACCGCGCCCGGCGGGCTCGCCCCGCGTCCGCGCTTCAACCGCGCGTTGTCGGTGGCCGTGAACCTGTTTCGCGCGGTGCCGTTCATCATTCTGCTGGTGGCATTGCTGCCGGTCACACGCTGGATTGTCGGAACGACGATGGGGACGTGGGCTGCCGTGGTGCCGCTCGCGGTCCATCTGATTCCGTTCTTCGCGCGCGTGACTCAGGTCGGCCTGCGCGAGATCGATCCAGGGCTGATCGAAGCGGCGCGCGCGATGGGATGCCGGCGCTGGCATATCGTGCGACACGTGCTGCTGCCCGAAGCCCTGCCGGCGATTCTCGGCGGCGCTACGGTGACGGTGATCGCGATGGTGGGGGCATCGGCCATGGCGGGTGCCGTGGGGGCGGGCGGCCTTGGCGATCTTGCCATTCGCTACGGTTACGAGCGCTACGAGACGAGCGTCATGTTCAACGTGATCGTCATTCTCGTGGCATTGGTCACGCTGGTGCAGTTCGCCGGGGAGCGGCTGGCGCGGCGCGTGGACCATCGCCGCTGA
- the ggt gene encoding gamma-glutamyltransferase — MVVTAQHLASKVGVDVLKAGGNAVDAAVAVGYALAVVYPAAGNIGGGGFMTIQLADGRKTFLDFREKAPLAATANMYLDKDGNVIKGASTTGYLAVGVPGSVSGMEYAREKYGTKTRQQLLAPAITLAEKGFVLDQGDVDMLWTSTRDFEKDHANSGAIFLNKGKPFQPGERLVQKDLARTLKLISAKGTDGFYKGEVADKLVASVKAGGGIITQADLDQYKTRELAPVECDYRGYHVVSAPPPSSGGVVICEIMNILEGYPMKDLGYHSAQGVHYTIEAMRHAYVDRNSYLGDPDFVKNPIAQLLDKNYAAKIRAAIQPQKAGISQEIKPGVPPHEGSNTTHYSIIDKDGNAVSVTYTLNDWFGAKVMANGTGVLLNDEMDDFTAKVGVPNMYGLIQGEANAIGPGRRPLSSMSPTIVTKDGKPVMVVGTPGGSRIITATLLTMLNVIDYGMNLQEAVDAPRFHQQWMPEATNIEPFALSPDTQKILESWGQKFAGPQPANHIAAILVGAPSLGGKPIGKNRFYGANDPRRNTGLALGY; from the coding sequence ATGGTCGTCACGGCCCAGCATCTCGCGTCGAAAGTCGGCGTCGATGTGCTCAAGGCGGGCGGCAACGCCGTGGACGCGGCCGTCGCCGTGGGTTACGCGCTCGCCGTGGTGTACCCGGCAGCGGGCAATATCGGCGGCGGCGGCTTCATGACGATTCAGCTGGCCGACGGCCGCAAGACCTTCCTCGACTTCCGTGAAAAGGCCCCCCTCGCGGCGACGGCCAACATGTATCTGGACAAGGACGGCAACGTCATCAAGGGCGCCTCGACCACCGGCTATCTGGCGGTCGGCGTGCCGGGCAGCGTGTCGGGCATGGAATACGCTCGCGAGAAGTACGGCACGAAGACGCGTCAGCAACTGCTTGCGCCGGCGATCACGCTCGCCGAGAAGGGTTTCGTGCTCGATCAGGGCGACGTCGACATGCTGTGGACTTCGACCAGGGACTTCGAGAAGGACCACGCCAACTCGGGCGCCATCTTTCTGAACAAGGGCAAGCCGTTCCAGCCCGGCGAGCGCCTCGTGCAGAAAGACCTCGCGCGCACGCTCAAGCTGATCAGCGCCAAAGGCACCGACGGGTTCTACAAGGGTGAGGTCGCCGACAAGCTCGTGGCGTCGGTGAAGGCCGGCGGCGGGATCATCACGCAGGCCGACCTCGACCAGTACAAAACGCGCGAACTGGCCCCGGTCGAGTGCGACTATCGCGGCTATCACGTGGTGTCGGCTCCGCCGCCGAGTTCGGGTGGCGTGGTGATCTGCGAGATCATGAACATTCTCGAGGGTTACCCGATGAAGGATCTGGGTTATCACTCGGCGCAGGGTGTGCATTACACGATCGAAGCGATGCGTCACGCGTACGTCGACCGCAACAGCTATCTGGGCGACCCGGATTTCGTGAAGAACCCGATCGCACAATTGCTCGACAAGAACTACGCCGCGAAGATTCGCGCGGCGATTCAGCCGCAAAAGGCGGGCATCTCGCAGGAAATCAAGCCGGGCGTGCCGCCGCATGAAGGCAGCAACACCACGCACTACTCCATCATCGACAAGGACGGCAATGCCGTGTCCGTTACCTATACGCTCAACGACTGGTTCGGCGCGAAGGTCATGGCCAACGGCACCGGCGTGCTGCTCAACGACGAAATGGACGACTTCACCGCCAAGGTGGGCGTGCCGAACATGTACGGCCTGATCCAGGGCGAGGCGAACGCCATTGGCCCGGGCCGTCGTCCGCTCTCGTCGATGAGCCCGACCATCGTCACGAAGGACGGCAAGCCGGTCATGGTCGTGGGTACGCCGGGGGGCAGCCGCATCATTACCGCTACGCTGCTCACGATGCTCAACGTGATCGACTACGGCATGAATCTGCAAGAAGCCGTCGATGCGCCGCGCTTCCACCAGCAGTGGATGCCGGAGGCGACCAACATCGAGCCGTTCGCGCTCAGCCCCGACACGCAGAAGATCCTGGAGAGCTGGGGCCAGAAGTTCGCGGGCCCGCAACCGGCCAACCACATCGCTGCGATTCTCGTCGGCGCCCCGTCGCTCGGTGGCAAGCCGATCGGCAAGAACCGCTTCTATGGCGCCAACGATCCGCGTCGCAACACGGGTCTCGCGCTCGGGTATTGA
- a CDS encoding M24 family metallopeptidase, whose product MESMDLARREAVGAKFSAEAMKRAQALTWDATGKIAAIIKPGMRESEAIAASKALLGTLGMDRIWHPVLIRFGENTLRTFSERSENDPVLGDDDIYFIDIGVVFGAHEGDCGFTRTTGTDPEMQRCADDAKRLFDIVHTHWRTEKVTGQALYEFAKAQAEALGWVLNLDIKGHRVSDFPHAIYKGGKLGDLADTPNGGLWILEIQIAHPTRAFGAFYEDLLV is encoded by the coding sequence ATGGAGTCGATGGATCTGGCGCGGCGAGAGGCCGTCGGTGCGAAGTTCAGCGCCGAAGCCATGAAGCGGGCGCAGGCCCTCACGTGGGACGCGACCGGGAAGATTGCCGCGATCATCAAGCCGGGCATGCGCGAATCCGAAGCCATTGCTGCGAGCAAGGCGCTGCTCGGCACGCTCGGCATGGACCGCATCTGGCACCCGGTGCTGATTCGCTTCGGCGAAAACACGTTGCGCACCTTCAGCGAGCGCAGCGAAAACGACCCGGTGCTGGGCGACGACGACATCTATTTCATCGACATCGGTGTGGTGTTCGGCGCACATGAAGGCGATTGCGGTTTCACGCGCACTACCGGAACCGATCCCGAGATGCAACGCTGTGCCGACGATGCGAAGCGCCTGTTCGACATCGTCCACACTCACTGGCGCACGGAAAAGGTGACCGGTCAGGCGTTGTACGAATTTGCGAAGGCGCAGGCCGAAGCGCTGGGCTGGGTGCTCAATCTGGACATCAAGGGGCACCGCGTGAGCGATTTCCCGCATGCGATCTACAAGGGCGGAAAGCTCGGCGATCTTGCGGATACGCCGAATGGCGGGCTGTGGATCCTTGAGATTCAGATCGCACACCCCACGCGTGCCTTCGGCGCGTTTTACGAAGACCTGCTGGTCTGA
- a CDS encoding PLP-dependent aminotransferase family protein: MRRRHLSQALELPLSERHEKETRQTWVYRCVRERIVAGELRRGDRLPSTRTLAERWGVSRGIVERAFEQLTLEGYVASRVGAGTEVVADLPGAGASLMPASHAVALAAPLPENAASLAAKTGRSPDATLFSLPVWRKHMNRALRTVTSGMLADTDPRGYLPLRESIARYVRMTRGIACEAAEIVVTTGIRHAIDLVTEVLADASTAFYLEDPGYKNLSTLVRAPSHRCVSVPVDDEGFVVGAADRLGAGRRGIAYVTPAHQAPLGTTMSINRRMQLLEWAAARDVWIVEDDYDSEFSYGSAPLPALKAIDTQARVIHCSSFNKSLFPSLRIGYLLAPPTLLARIAAQRCASGRANSLIEQMALASYIDAGDFARHLRASRSVYLRRRNLLLEALRERLPAPCRVSGEHAGFHFVLWLPSRTDEAALVATLRERGVFVEGLAEFRRESARAQPPALVLGYAALDDTRLPEIATRIAAAVAGNAAG, from the coding sequence ATGCGCCGACGTCACCTCAGCCAAGCCCTGGAACTGCCGCTCTCGGAGCGCCATGAGAAGGAGACGCGTCAGACGTGGGTCTACCGCTGCGTGCGCGAGCGGATCGTGGCGGGGGAGTTGCGCCGTGGCGACCGTCTGCCGTCGACGCGCACCCTGGCCGAGCGATGGGGCGTTTCGCGCGGCATCGTCGAGCGGGCGTTCGAACAACTCACGCTGGAAGGCTATGTGGCGAGCCGCGTGGGGGCGGGCACGGAAGTCGTGGCCGATCTGCCGGGCGCTGGTGCGTCGTTGATGCCTGCCAGCCACGCCGTCGCGTTGGCCGCGCCGCTGCCGGAAAACGCGGCATCGCTCGCCGCGAAGACGGGGCGCTCACCCGACGCCACCCTGTTTTCGCTTCCCGTGTGGCGCAAGCACATGAATCGCGCGCTGCGCACGGTCACGTCCGGGATGCTCGCCGACACCGATCCGCGCGGCTATCTGCCGTTGCGCGAGAGCATTGCCCGGTACGTGCGCATGACGCGCGGCATCGCATGCGAGGCGGCCGAGATCGTGGTCACGACGGGGATCCGCCACGCCATCGATCTGGTGACCGAAGTGCTCGCGGACGCGTCCACGGCGTTCTATCTCGAAGATCCCGGCTACAAGAATCTGTCGACGCTCGTGCGCGCGCCGTCGCACCGCTGCGTGAGCGTGCCGGTCGACGACGAAGGGTTCGTCGTGGGGGCCGCCGATCGCCTGGGCGCCGGGCGGCGGGGCATTGCCTACGTCACCCCGGCGCACCAGGCGCCGCTGGGGACCACGATGTCCATCAACCGCCGGATGCAACTGCTGGAATGGGCAGCCGCGCGCGACGTGTGGATCGTGGAAGACGATTACGACAGCGAGTTCAGCTACGGCAGCGCGCCATTGCCCGCACTCAAGGCCATCGACACGCAAGCACGCGTGATCCATTGCAGCAGCTTCAACAAGTCGCTTTTTCCGTCGTTGCGCATCGGCTATCTGCTGGCCCCGCCGACGTTGCTCGCGCGCATTGCGGCGCAGCGCTGCGCATCGGGACGCGCAAATAGCCTCATCGAACAGATGGCGCTGGCGAGCTACATCGATGCCGGAGACTTTGCGCGTCATCTGCGGGCGTCGCGCAGCGTCTACCTGCGACGCCGCAATCTGCTGCTCGAAGCGCTGCGTGAGCGGCTGCCGGCACCCTGCCGCGTGAGCGGCGAACACGCGGGTTTCCACTTCGTGCTCTGGCTGCCGTCACGAACGGACGAGGCGGCGCTCGTCGCGACGTTGCGCGAGCGCGGCGTATTCGTGGAGGGGCTTGCGGAGTTCAGGCGTGAGTCCGCGCGGGCGCAGCCCCCGGCGCTGGTGCTGGGCTACGCCGCGCTTGACGACACGCGGCTGCCGGAGATCGCGACGCGAATCGCTGCCGCCGTCGCCGGCAATGCGGCAGGCTGA
- a CDS encoding SURF1 family protein: MFASLGTWQWHRRAWKLDLIERVNSRIHAPPSPAPARAQWPAVNAETDEYRHVSLTGTYRFDKDTLVQAVTDLGGGYWVLTPLRTADGSEVLINRGFVPPGWRESVPAAPAGEVTVTGLLRMPEPAGGFLRKNVPSENLWYSRDVLAIAAARGLAGADVAPYFVDADARPGANAGANAIPGDAEALTGKAQSQDRDYPVGGLTVVQFPNNHMSYLLTWYALAIMSAVAGGFVIRLEMRKRPD, from the coding sequence GTGTTCGCTTCCCTGGGCACGTGGCAATGGCATCGCCGCGCGTGGAAGCTGGACCTGATCGAGCGCGTCAATTCGCGCATTCATGCACCGCCGTCGCCCGCACCGGCGCGCGCGCAGTGGCCTGCCGTCAATGCGGAAACCGACGAATACCGTCACGTTTCGCTCACCGGCACGTACCGGTTCGACAAGGACACGCTCGTGCAAGCCGTCACCGATCTGGGCGGCGGCTATTGGGTGCTTACGCCCCTGCGCACGGCCGACGGCAGCGAAGTGCTGATCAATCGTGGCTTCGTGCCGCCGGGCTGGAGAGAATCGGTACCGGCCGCGCCGGCGGGCGAAGTCACCGTGACGGGGCTGCTGCGCATGCCGGAGCCGGCCGGCGGCTTCCTGCGCAAGAACGTGCCATCGGAGAACCTCTGGTATTCGCGCGACGTGCTCGCCATTGCGGCGGCGCGTGGGCTCGCCGGGGCCGACGTCGCCCCGTATTTCGTCGATGCCGATGCCAGGCCCGGCGCGAATGCGGGCGCAAATGCCATCCCGGGCGATGCCGAAGCGCTGACCGGCAAGGCGCAATCGCAGGATCGCGACTACCCGGTGGGCGGACTGACCGTCGTGCAGTTCCCGAACAACCACATGAGTTATCTGCTGACGTGGTACGCGCTGGCGATCATGTCGGCCGTCGCCGGGGGGTTCGTCATCCGGTTGGAGATGCGCAAGCGCCCGGACTGA
- the cyoD gene encoding cytochrome o ubiquinol oxidase subunit IV encodes MSQDTTLHDAHDHDHDHDHGNEGPHSTLRGYATGFILSVILTAIPFWFVMGGVFDKSSTTAIMILFLAAVQIVVHMIYFLHMNAKSEGGWNMLSLIFTIVLVVITLSGSLWVMYHLNQNMMPGMMQDTKNLP; translated from the coding sequence GTGAGCCAGGACACGACCCTGCATGACGCCCACGATCACGACCACGACCACGATCACGGCAACGAAGGACCGCACAGTACGCTGCGCGGCTATGCGACGGGGTTCATCCTGTCGGTAATCCTCACCGCGATTCCCTTCTGGTTCGTGATGGGCGGTGTCTTCGACAAGTCGAGCACGACCGCCATCATGATCCTGTTCCTCGCGGCAGTGCAGATCGTGGTGCACATGATCTACTTCCTGCACATGAACGCGAAGTCCGAAGGCGGCTGGAACATGCTCTCGCTGATCTTCACGATCGTGCTGGTCGTGATTACGCTCTCGGGCTCGCTGTGGGTGATGTATCACCTGAACCAGAACATGATGCCGGGTATGATGCAGGATACGAAAAACCTCCCTTGA
- the cyoC gene encoding cytochrome o ubiquinol oxidase subunit III, which translates to MSDTTATFPAGGAPLGGGAHAPACAPPREGELQFMMTSDYHPPGGTLLGFWIYLMSDCLVFACLFAAYGVLGRNYAGGPTGAELFELPLVAVNTTFLLLSSITYGFAMLEMQRRRQSAVTGWLVVTGVLGAAFLSLELYEFANLIHEGAGPWRSAFLSSFFTLVGTHGLHVTFGIIWLVTLLVQINKHGLNAPNRRRLMCLSMFWHFLDVVWIGVFTFVYLMGVLP; encoded by the coding sequence ATGTCTGATACGACCGCAACCTTCCCGGCTGGCGGCGCCCCGCTCGGCGGCGGCGCCCACGCCCCGGCCTGCGCGCCGCCGCGCGAGGGCGAATTGCAATTCATGATGACGAGCGACTACCACCCGCCGGGTGGCACGTTGCTCGGCTTCTGGATTTATCTGATGAGCGACTGTCTCGTCTTCGCCTGCCTGTTCGCGGCATACGGCGTGCTCGGACGCAATTACGCGGGCGGGCCGACCGGCGCGGAATTGTTCGAACTGCCGCTCGTCGCGGTGAACACCACGTTCCTGCTGCTCTCCTCGATCACGTATGGGTTTGCGATGCTGGAGATGCAACGGCGCCGCCAGAGCGCCGTGACGGGCTGGCTCGTCGTGACGGGCGTTCTCGGTGCGGCATTCCTCTCGCTGGAACTGTACGAGTTCGCCAACCTGATTCACGAAGGCGCCGGCCCGTGGCGCAGTGCCTTCCTGTCGTCGTTCTTCACGCTGGTCGGCACGCACGGGCTGCACGTCACGTTCGGCATCATCTGGCTGGTTACGCTGCTGGTACAGATCAACAAGCACGGGCTGAACGCGCCGAACCGCCGCCGCCTGATGTGCCTGTCGATGTTCTGGCACTTTCTGGACGTCGTGTGGATCGGCGTCTTCACGTTCGTCTATCTGATGGGGGTGCTGCCGTGA